From the Canis aureus isolate CA01 chromosome 17, VMU_Caureus_v.1.0, whole genome shotgun sequence genome, the window agtTTATGCTTTGATTCAGAACAGTGTGTCTCCGCAAAGTTCctgcagggctgggagggaaACGCGGGCACCAGTGTCTCCGAAGGAGCAGCCGCTGGGTGCAGGGGTTTGAGTAGACGGAGAGAAGGCGTGTCCTCCACCTGCCGCGCCCGGGACCTGCCGCCCTCCTGCGGGCAGCGAGCTCCCCACCAGCCGCGCACACCTGGCCTcggcccccacctcctccccattGCGCAGCGCCGGGGTTCTCTCGAGCCTCGGGACCTCCTCTCGGATTCCAAGCGGAATGCGTCCCAGGAGGTGGCAGGGCAAGCTGGCTGTCCTCGATTCATCGTGAACCAGCCGGCCTAATGCACACTTGAAGCTCCCCGGCCTGAACTCGCCCGGTGCTGGGGTGGATAGGAGGCCGCCCGGGCCCCGACCCCGCGCCGGGCGGGCGCCCCCTGGTGGCCGCACGGGCCGTAAACGCAGCGGCGCCCGCGTTCACCCTGAAGCTCAAAGGACCTGGGCGTCGGGCGAGCTGCCCGGGCCGGGGAGAGGCCGGGTAGTTAGTCCCTTGCCCTCAGCCCCAGGGACACGCCGGAGCGGGCCGACCTAGCCTCGTGCACCCTCAccgaggggtggggggcggggggcgtagGCCAACACCCGGAAATCACGCATGCCACTTCCCCTGCCATCTCTTGTTCCAAACCCAGGGCGAGTGGGGAGAGCCCTAGAGAAACATGGAGAAGGCAGGGCGAGAGCGCAGCGCGGCGGGGAGCGCGCCCGGGGCGGTCTAGACACGGCAGCGAGCGCCGGAGTAGCTGCAAACGGGTGTGAGCTGGAGCTGCCCCCGGTTCTGCAGAAGAAGGCAGCGCGCCTTCCCCGCGCTATTGCAAGAACCCTCACCCCGCACGAGGGCAGGTGCTGTTCGGGAGGCTTGGCCGTACTTCCCTGCAAAGTGGAAACAGTCCGTAAATTATTAGAATCCAGGAGCatcaggagtgtgtgtgtgtgtgtgtgtgtgtgtgtgttgggggggggtcaTTTCCCACCGGTGCGCCCACGTGCAAGCACGTTTCTTAAGTAAATGAACGGCAGTTAGAGCCCTGCGTATCTACGcgttttctatctttttatttctcctttttttttttttttaaaaagtgggagcATACAGACCACCTTCGAAACGTACAAAAACAGGAGCTTCTTGGGAAATGCTCTAGGTGACAAGGGCGAGTCAGAAATGACGGCGGCCTTTTGGCTAAGCGGAGGGACTCTGCCGGGAACAGCGAGCCCCGGACCGTTTCAGGAGCCCGGCGTGTCGACCTTGAGTCCCCGTGTAGGTGATTAacgaatttttaaaaaggctccgACCGCAGAGTTCCCTTCGGCTAGTGCGTCCAACAGCAGATCTTCCATCGCTTAGCTAAGTCTCCGtggaataaatacatacatacatacatacatacatgaataataaataaataaataaataaataaataaataaataaataaataaataaataaataaataaaatcaatccgACACTAAACTGAAAACTACAGAGTGAGTCCATCAATGGCCAGTCTCGGTCGGGGCACAAAGTGCTGGAGCCCCGAATCTGCATTCCGCGCCTCCGGTCCGCGGCTGCGAGGCGGGGGAGGCGGCTTGCGCTGGTGCCTGGTGTATAATCGGGTTAATCCAGGAGACAAAGAATAAACCAACAGCCCTCCCACCTCACTTCCcgctccccttcccctccccccgctcCTCTCCGCGTCGCCCCCTCGAGGGGGAACCGAAAAGGGGAGAGGTGGGCCGCAGAGCGGATCCCGAGGAAACTCTCAGAACCTGCACCTCGTTGTTTTCGTGCCAGCACAGCACTGCGTGGCCCGGGTCGGGCTTGGCcgttcccttcccctccccctttcccagGGGCAAGGAGAAAGTGCCCCAGGTCGGGTCCGAGCCCGCGGCTCGTCCTCGTGGCCTCCGGGGAAACCTTCGGGTCGGGGTTTCCGTGCAACTAGGCAGAGTGAGCCGCGGTGCCCCGCGCGCCGGCGCCCGGGCGGCAGGACCGGCCTGGGGACGCGCGGGGCGGCGCGGTTGCCCTTTTGAATGCCTCCTGCGGCTCGGAGCGCTGGCGGGCGCTGAAGTGTGAGTGAATGTAGCCCCGCGGAGCCAATGAGCTGGGACCGGATGCGATATATCCTCTGGGACAACAACTGCTCTGTTCCGCCTCGGATCCACATGACGCCATTTACTGCTGCCGCGGCCGCCGCAGAGCTCGCTGCCTCCGGAAAGACGAGGGCGCAGGCCAACGGCGAGCCCCCCCGGCCGGGCCCCAGacccgcctcccccgccccccccgcccccgccgcccccgccgcccccgccgcccccgcctcgGCCTCGCCGCCGCGCCTCCACAACGCCCAGTCTGCAGCGCTGAGAGCCGCGCGGCGCAGCGCGAGCCGAGCAGAGGGGCCGGCGGAGCGCGCAGCGCCcaggcccccgcgcccgcgcccgcgcccgcccggcccggcccgcgcccccgcgccgcctccgcctccgcctccgcctccgcctccgcccggccgccgccgcaCCGCTTGGCCATCCGGCTTTAGACTCTCTCCGAGGCggctttctttttccccttcgcTCGTCCGCCGGGAAAGGAGACTAGCCGTTGGCGCTTCGGCCTCCAGTTcattgagaaaaaggaaatactcCGCGTGCGTTTCTAGAAGGGGGGTCGCCCCCAGCCGCGAGCCCCGGAGTGAGTGCTGGCTGCTCTTCGGCTGGGGACTTGGCTCCggattttcctctccttttttttcctcccgcCGATTGCTCGGAACTTGGAGCGAAGCAGAGTTTGGAAAgaaggcgggggggaggggggggagtttGCATCGGGGCTGGATTTTATTTGCACATCGCAGGAGGCAGCGAATCCAACGGAGAGGGGTTGGTGCAAAGCCGCGATCACGGTGAGGCACGTTTGGCTCTTCCCCTCCTGGCGCCTTGGCCGGCGCGTTGTGGGCAACATGGAGTAGGTGCAGCCGGACCCGGAGAGGGGTCCGTCTCCACTCAGGCCTCCGTTTCTCCAGCCCCGCAGGTTCCCGGCGGGGACCCCGGGGAGCGGcccggccccgggcccggccTGGCTCGGCGGGGGCTGCAGCGCGCGGGGTCGGGCGTCCgcagccccaggaccccaggcgcCCGCGCTCTGGGGGGTTGGGGCGGCCGCGGAGTCGGCGCGGAGAGCGGGAGACGGAGGCGGAACACTTTGTGTGTTCCAGGTCCCCGCCGTAGGCGCCCGCAGTTCTAACCtgttctgggggggggggggcaagccCTGGGCGACAGGGTCCCGGGGCAGGGAAGCCAGCGGGACGGAGGGCGCGCGAGTCGCTCGCCTCCGGGGGCAGCGGGAGCCGCCGGTGAagcctgggcaggggcaggggccggggccggggaggggggccgggccgggccgggtgcGAGCGTCCCCCTGCCGGGCGCCGGGGCTGCGGTTCGGAAGTGCAGCTTTCTCCTTTTTCCGTTCTCCGCGGTCGGCCTGGGTcacacttgttttatttttggaagatCGGGCGGACCTAGCACAGGAAGAAAGTCCTCGAGCGGTCGCTATCGTTTTCCATTACCTGAAAATAGGTGGCAAAAGAGGttagggtttttggttttttggttttttgttttttttttaatttactttgatGGGCTGATCtacttttttgttgctgttgctgctgctgctgctgctgccttgaATTCGGAATCTTGTGCGTTTTTACCGAGCGGTTTCTGGGTCTGCCCCACCCTCGTGCTGAAGTCCTTGCCCCTTAGTCCTTAAGTCCGATCACACACTTCTTCATGGGGGTTTCTGAGCACTttcggggtggggggtaggggagcGAGGGGGGTGGGCGGCGGGTGCTCTGGGTGCGAAGGAGGCTAGGAATGGGCAGTGATCATTTtcgattaaacacacacacacacacactcacacacacacaccaccacccctTTCAAAGATGCTGCTCTGCACTGCGAGCAAATCTTGGCGGAAAGTTTCCAGCCTAGGGATCTGCGTCCTGCACGCCCTGTGCAGTGGGGCCCTGGGACTTgacctttctttaaaaagcaactttcctttcacttttttctctccGCCGGAAAGGAGATGGGGTGTGCAGACTGCAGCCGGTGCCCCCTGGGTCAGTGCCTGGTAGAGTCGCCCAGGGTGCGTGGCTTGTGTGCTCGGTCCCGGCAGCGTGTCTAAGGCATGGCTTTCGGCGCCAGGGCTTGAACCCTGTGCCGGACGTTCGCTGGCCTTTGCCAGGTGGACCTGCAAGTGGGCTGCGGGACCTCTGGGTGCCTGGGGCCGGGGTGGCTCCCTCCTGGAGCTGGAAGGCAGTTCTCTGGAGTGGGGGGTATGTTagcctggaggtggggggggggagtgtgcCCCGGCGTTTGCAGGCACGTCCCCTTCGGAGGcgcccgcaccccccgcccccgcccccgccttctAGTGCGTCTTGAGGTTGTGTGCTGGGGGGAGGGCAGCTTGGCCTCTGGGCTGTGTCAGTCTCCCCGGGGAAACGTCCCCCGGGGCTCCGACTGTGTCCCACCTGCTGGGGACGGTGTTGGGACGCAGATAGAGCCGATACACGGAGTGAAAGCAAAGATCGACGTTGTCTTGTCTGCCTTTCTGTTGGGAGATCCGGTTTCCAGCTCTACCTTCTTCCGAGTTGGGAGGCGTGTGtcacctgcctgtgtctcttaacAAAAATCGGAGACTGGATAAAGGTCCACTTTTGCCCGTTTTTGTTCATTGTAGACTTGgcaaaggggtgtgtgtgtgtgtgtatgatagtTGTGAAATTTACAGAGGGATTGCAATTTAAGTGATTACACGTCAGAATGATAGATTTGAGACGTGACAAGAATTTTTGAAACCCTTCCTGTTATCCCCAGTCAGTTCAGGTTCTGAACTATTAGGATTTTTgacataatttatttctaaaaccgGGAGAACAGTCTTTTACAGTCTTTTAGCTGCAGAATTAAAGATACTCTCTCAGGCTATCAAACTGTAAAGTATTTGATCCTCAGGTTGTTGagcatttgaaaataagtttctgtcTTGTTGCTGGTTGGTTTGTGTTCCTGGCACACCTAACAGGATTTGAATGGATTTGTGtttcatttaaaacttttgctaCTATATAGTTAATAATGTTTGACTGTTGTAAAATTTGTAACTTCCTTGGAGGGGCGAGTATTTGCTTTTTTGCAAGTCGCATTCATTCTACGGTATTCTAAAAAGCTGCAGAATACTGGATGAATTATAGTTAAAGGTATTTGATGTAAAAGCAGACAAGAAAGACTTTCTATTTCTAGGCTGCATTTATTGCTGTTTAAGGCAAAAATGCCCACGACAAAGTTAAACCTATCTCAGATTTTGAAAAAGTTTTCAACTTTCGCATATGTTGGCAGCAGTGTTCTGTTCTAACGTTATATTCCTGCAGCCTTCACATTGAACATGAACCTtgcaattttatgtttatttgaatAAGGAATCGTTACCTATGTGATTGAACCAAGATCAGCTTTGTGTCTCTACACATCGCAAGATTAAAGAATCGTCAGTACCcggctttaatttttttactttttggtgtGGCGTTGATCCTATGGCTCTTCCACCACCCTCCGTGAGCAACTCCCATTTCAAATCCTGTCTCTCTGggggaatggaaaggaaagagttAATTCAGGTGGGCGGAGAGTGGGAAGTATCCTGGAGTGTAAACCAGCTCTTTCCTCTTGGTTTCTGCAGGAATTCAGATGTGTTCTAAGCCCGCTGGAGTGACCACACTTCCAAGACCTGATGGAGGCCAGAGCTCAGAGCGGCAGCGGGTCGCAGTCCTTGCTGCAGGCACCCCGTGACGTTGGCAGGCAGCGTGGGGAGCCTGACCCCAGGGATGCCCTCACCCAGCAGGTACACGTGTTGTCTCTGGATCAGATCAGAGCCATCCGAAACACCAATGAGTACACGGAGGGGCCTACTGTGGTCCCGAGACCTGGGCTCAAGCCTGCTCCTCGCCCCTCCACTCAGCACAAACACGAGAGGCTCCACGGTCTGCCCGAGCACCGCCAGCCTCCCAGGTTCCAGCACCCACAGGCCCATTCTTCTGCACGAGTCCCTCTGTCCAGGTCCATCAGCACAGTCAGCTCCGGCTCTCGGAGCAGTACAAGGACAAGTACCAGCAGCAGTTCCTCTGAACAGAGACTCTTAGGACCATCTTTCTCCTCGGGGCCTGTTGCTGATGGGATAATCCGTGTGCAGCCCAAATCGGAGCTCAAGCCAGGTGAGCTTAAGCCTCTGAGCAAGGAAGATTTGGGCCTGCATGCCTACAGGTGTGAGGACTGTGGCAAGTGCAAGTGTAAAGAGTGCACCTACCCTAGGCCTCTGCCATCAGACTGGATCTGCGACAAGCAGTGCCTTTGCTCAGCCCAAAACGTGATTGACTATGGGACATGTGTGTGCTGTGTGAAAGGTCTCTTCTATCACTGTTCTAATGATGATGAGGACAACTGTGCTGACAACCCGTGTTCTTGCAGCCAGTCTCACTGTTGTACACGTTGGTCTGCCATGGGCGTCATGTCCCTTTTTTTGCCTTGTTTATGGTGTTACCTTCCAGCCAAGGGTTGCCTTAAGTTGTGCCAGGGGTGTTATGACCGGGTTAACAGGCCTGGATGCCGCTGTAAAAACTCAAACACAGTTTGCTGCAAAGTTCCCACTGTCCCACCCAGGAACTTTGAAAAACCAACATAGCACCATTAATCAGGAATATGACAGTAATAAggattgttcctttttttttttttttttttaacatatacgCAACCAACTAAACAGTTATAATCTTGGCACTGTTAATAGAGGGTTGGGATATCCTTCGCTGTTTGCAGTGAAATGCTTTTTGTCCACGTGCCATTTTAACTGATGTGCTTGTTAGAACTCAGCTAATGGAGCTCAAAGTATGGGATACAGAACTTGAGTACCCATGTGTTGCATAAGCTAAAGCAACAGACACTCCTTAGGCAAAGTTTTTGTTTGTGAATAGTACTTGCAAAATTTGTAAATTagcaaatgactttttttccattgttttctccAGAGATAATGTgctatatttttgtat encodes:
- the LOC144287859 gene encoding uncharacterized protein LOC144287859 — its product is MPLPLPSLVPNPGRVGRALEKHGEGRARAQRGGERARGGLDTAASAGVAANGCELELPPVLQKKAARLPRAIARTLTPHEGSGSIQTTFETYKNRSFLGNALGDKGESEMTAAFWLSGGTLPGTASPGPFQEPGVSTLSPRVGD
- the SPRY2 gene encoding protein sprouty homolog 2 is translated as MEARAQSGSGSQSLLQAPRDVGRQRGEPDPRDALTQQVHVLSLDQIRAIRNTNEYTEGPTVVPRPGLKPAPRPSTQHKHERLHGLPEHRQPPRFQHPQAHSSARVPLSRSISTVSSGSRSSTRTSTSSSSSEQRLLGPSFSSGPVADGIIRVQPKSELKPGELKPLSKEDLGLHAYRCEDCGKCKCKECTYPRPLPSDWICDKQCLCSAQNVIDYGTCVCCVKGLFYHCSNDDEDNCADNPCSCSQSHCCTRWSAMGVMSLFLPCLWCYLPAKGCLKLCQGCYDRVNRPGCRCKNSNTVCCKVPTVPPRNFEKPT